Sequence from the Symbiopectobacterium purcellii genome:
CATCGGAATCAACAAGGGGTCGGCAGGTTCCCCTCCCATTAGCCGTTCAGGAGGATGCGGCAACGCCGTCACACAGTGCAGTTCGGCAATCGGCCCGAGAATCTCATCATCGGTAAAACGATAGTCGTTTTCGTCGTGGAATAATTCTTCCCCTAACTCCATCACCAACTCAGCGTCTTCATACTCTTTACGGCTGATCATGCCCAGAGTAAATCAGCTTCAAACGCACCGAGAGGTCCCCTAATGGCCCGCTGCCGGTCATTAGCGGCTCTACCGCGTATTTCACCGCATAATCGTCTTTACGGAAGATTTGCAGCATGAGAATACTCACGGCTTCCGCCAACAGCTCAACCGCTTTTAGCATAAAGCTGCGCACGGTTTTCGCCGCATTGAGGGATTCCAGCACGCGATTCTCAAAGGCTTGAGTTTCTTCCATCATAACGTCCCTGCCGAACGGCGCAAATTATTGCATGGCGTTATACACACTCACTGCTTGCTCCACAACCTTACTCTGCACATCCAGACCAGAAATTTGTGCCAACGTAGCCTGTGGCCCCAGGTTAGCCAACAGCACTGCCAGTTCCTGCGCCTGCGGGTCCTGCTCGCTGCGGTAATGCATCGCCGCCGCGATACCGATAATCAGGTTGTCATTGGGCAGTTGGTATTCCAGCGTGCCCAGCAGCGGTTTGATCAGGCGATCGCCTGCACTGAGTTTACGCAACGGCTGACGTCCAACGCGCTCCACATCGTCATGCAGATAAGGGTTTTCGAAGCGGCTCAAAATCTTGTTGATATAGGCAGCATGCTTCTCGGCATCAAAACCGTAACGCTTAATCAGCACAGCCCCGCTCTCTTCCATCGCCCCACGCACCACAGCGCACACCTCGGTATCCAAAATGGCATCGCGGATCGTCTGATGACGAGCCTGCTGCCCCAGATACGCGGTAATGGCGTGGCCGGTATTGAGTGTAAACAGCTTACGTTCAACAAATGCCATCAGATTGTCGGTTAATTCCATACCCGCTATCTGCGGTAGCGGCCCGACGAATTGGGTTTGGTCGACAATCCATTCACTGAAAGTTTCTACCGTCACGGCCAAGGGATCGTCCTGGTTCGCTTCCACCGGTGGAACAATACGGTCTACCGCCGAATCAACAAAACCTACATGCTCGTTGACCCATGCCTGCTCGTTTTCCGGCAAATGCTTCCAGACGTGTTGCTTTAATTGCGTGGTCCCGCGCACCATATTTTCGCAAGCGATGATATTCAGTGGGCGCGTGTTGCCCTGCGCATGGCGCTTCACCAAACCCTGAGCAATGGCACCCGCAATTTTTTCTAGAATTTGCGGCC
This genomic interval carries:
- a CDS encoding mannitol-1-phosphate 5-dehydrogenase — encoded protein: MKALHFGAGNIGRGFIGKLLADANIELTFADVNQPLLDAINSRKQYQVKVVGEQAQLETVSNVSAVHSASPDAVALIAEADVVTTAVGPQILEKIAGAIAQGLVKRHAQGNTRPLNIIACENMVRGTTQLKQHVWKHLPENEQAWVNEHVGFVDSAVDRIVPPVEANQDDPLAVTVETFSEWIVDQTQFVGPLPQIAGMELTDNLMAFVERKLFTLNTGHAITAYLGQQARHQTIRDAILDTEVCAVVRGAMEESGAVLIKRYGFDAEKHAAYINKILSRFENPYLHDDVERVGRQPLRKLSAGDRLIKPLLGTLEYQLPNDNLIIGIAAAMHYRSEQDPQAQELAVLLANLGPQATLAQISGLDVQSKVVEQAVSVYNAMQ